A genome region from Hevea brasiliensis isolate MT/VB/25A 57/8 chromosome 9, ASM3005281v1, whole genome shotgun sequence includes the following:
- the LOC131182975 gene encoding uncharacterized protein LOC131182975, protein MPRAQNQMADALATLASLWEKGDQKLTQPVILMRSRIPSYEGLIIAHLDLEDEMKRYKDIRRYLEVREYPQSANSRDRATIRRLATQFTLAGGQLYKRFFEGLLLLCVIKKQSEQIMEEVHAGVCGPHMNGRIALNL, encoded by the exons ATGCCTAGAGCTCAGAACCAGATGGCTGATGCTCTAGCCACGCTGGCATCCTTATGGGAGAAGGGTGATCAGAAGTTGACCCAGCCAGTTATCCTGATGAGGAGTAGAATCCCAAGCTATGAAGGGTTAATAATAGCACATTTAGATCTAGAAGATGAGATGAAACGGTATAAGGACATAAGAAGATATTTAGAGGTAAGAGAATACCCACAGTCAGCCAATAGTagggatagagctacaattcgtagattagccactcagttcACTTTGGCTGGGGGGCAACTCTACAAAAGGTTCTTCGAAGGACTATTGCTCTTGTGTGTAATAAAAAAGCAGTCTGAGCAGATAATGGAGGAAGTACATGCAGGAGTGTGTGGTCCTCACATGAACGGAAGG ATTGCGCTAAATTTGTGA